Proteins from a genomic interval of Uloborus diversus isolate 005 chromosome 4, Udiv.v.3.1, whole genome shotgun sequence:
- the LOC129221493 gene encoding uncharacterized protein LOC129221493 translates to MNPTSTEISKQTNTEKATAPETKGAESSSPDQETEEDETLDVDKEALKWLLNEKNSGRRGSFYSDVMTPSHCRKYRWIYFHNDDIEDYDCEKCGKWLLFFDRFERNKHTGLTAHDDAWQKIMTLDSFENTGVLSAKCSTALLGEPYSKDSDGVICCYSPDYTNKAQIFKAAVAIRKLVDFPHDMYFKTDAATRLNKYSWQRDKNVTLYKHTTNNKLYVKDSVDSQWQLLWRF, encoded by the exons ATGAATCCCACGAGTACCGAAATCAGCAAACAAACAAATACTGAGAAGGCAACAGCTCCCGAAACGAAAGGAGCAGAGAGCAGCAGTCCTGATCAAGAAACAGAGGAAGATGAAACTTTGGATGTAGACAAG GAGGCTCTGAAATGGCTGTTAAACGAGAAAAACAGTGGACGCCGAGGTTCTTTCTACTCTGACGTGATGACACCAAGCCATTGCCGAAAGTATCGCTGGATCTACTTCCACAATGATGATATTGAAGATTACGATTGCGAAAAGTGTGGAAAGTGGTTGTTGTTCTTCGACCGTTTTGAAAGGAATAAACACACCGGATTGACCGCACATGATGATGCATGGCAGAAAATAATGACACTTGATAGCTTTGAAAATACTGGTGTCCTGAGCGCTAAGTGTTCGACAGCCCTTTTAGGGGAGCCTTACTCAAAAGACTCGGATGGAGTCATCTGTTGCTACTCTCCAGATTACACGAACAAAGCCCAAATATTTAAAGCTGCTGTGGCAATTCGAAAACTAGTTGATTTTCCACATGACATGTACTTCAAAACAGATGCAGCTACCCGTCTCAATAAATATTCATGGCAAAGGGACAAAAATGTGACCCTTTATAAACACACAACAAACAACAAACTGTATGTAAAAGACTCCGTTGACAGCCAATGGCAGCTGCTGTGGCGATTCTAA